From Pirellulaceae bacterium, a single genomic window includes:
- the hemP gene encoding hemin uptake protein HemP: protein MNDSSEKPNDAFNESIESSQEGDLILESSDLLRGQRMVLINHKGDRYRLIETRNGKLILQK, encoded by the coding sequence ATGAATGATTCCTCTGAAAAACCTAACGACGCGTTCAATGAGAGCATCGAGTCATCTCAAGAGGGTGATCTGATCCTTGAATCGAGCGATCTCCTCCGTGGCCAACGCATGGTTCTGATCAACCACAAGGGCGATCGGTACCGGCTGATCGAAACTCGCAACGGCAAATTAATCCTTCAAAAGTAG